Within Desulfovibrio litoralis DSM 11393, the genomic segment TGGAATGAAGACCAGGCTGGTTACCGCCAGTTGCTGCATGATCAGATTATGGGACTCATTACCGCAGGAAACGGCGAGAATTTGATAGATAGGCCAGGGGGGATTTTCGTGCGAGCTGCGGATAGGATAGTGGACGAAGACCGTATTCTTTTTCAGACCGTTGCCAGGGTTATACTAAGCGACGCGATGGGTACTTTGTCTGAGCAAATTCAAGGATTTCGATTAAAAACACCCGTTATCCCCGCCTTGGCTATTTCTGAACGATATGTTGCAGAACAGCCAGCAACATTGCCAGCAACACTGTCAGCAGTCCGCCCAGACCTGTTGTTTTATAATGGGTTGGGGGGCTTTACCCCAGATGGACGGGAATATGTCATAACCACATCTGTGGGTTCAAAAAACGCACCGGGGCAGTTGCCCCCAGCACCTTGGGTGAATGTGCTGGCCAATCCGCATTTTGGGACAGTTGTTTCGGAAAGTGGTCCAGCCTACACATGGAGTGAAAACGCCCACGAATTTCGCCTGACGCCATGGGGCAACGATTCTGTAACTGATGGGCGAGGAGAAGCCTTTTACCTGCGTGATGAAAACAGTGGGCACTATTGGTCGCCTACGCCCGCACCATGCCCTGGAACCAGCCCCTATGTGACCAGACACGGTTTTGGTTACAGTGTTTTTGAACATACGGAGGACGGCATTTATTCTGAACTGCGTATTTATGTGGCCCTTGATGGGGCGGTGAAGTTTTCTTCATTGAAAATACGCAACGCTTCAGGGCGTTCCCGCAATCTTTCTGCCACTGGCTATGTGGAATGGGTGCTTGGTGATTTGCGTGCACGTTCTTGCATGCATGTAGTTACAGAAATAGACCCAGATTCACGTTCGATATTGGCTCACAATCCGTATAATACGGAATTTCCTCACCGCACGGCGTTTTTTGGGGTGGATTCTCCCATAACAAGTGTTTCCGGCGATCGGACGGAATTTATTGGACGTAACGGCAGTTTGAGCACTCCGATTGCCATGTCTCGCACAAAGCTTTCTGGTAGAGTGGGAGCCGCAATGGATCCCTGTGCCGCCATTCAGGTTGTGTTTACGCTGGGAAAAGGTGAGGAAAAAGAGATTATTTTCAAACTGGGTGTGGGGAAAAACCTAGACGATGCCAGAGCGTTGCTTCACCGATACGCTGGGGCAGAAGCAGCACGCACTGCCCAGGACAAAGTATGGCAACACTGGGCGTATACTTTGGGGGCTATTCATGTGGAAACGCCAGACGAGTCCTTCAACCTGATGGCCAATGGCTGGCTGGTTTACCAAACCCTGGCATGCCGTTTTTGGGGACGCAGTGCAACCTATCAATCTGGTGGGGCTATTGGCTTTCGTGACCAATTGCAGGATGCGATGGCACTTATCCATGCTAGACCTGATATTGTGCGGGAACACCTGCTCCTTTGTGCAGCCCATCAATTTCCCAAGGGCGACGTGCAGCACTGGTGGCACCCGCCCTTAGACCGAGGGGTGCGTACCCATTGTTCTGACGACTACCTTTGGTTGCCGTTGGCTGTCTGTCGCTATATCTTGACCACTGGAGACACCGGGGTGTTAGATGAACCCGTCTACTTTATCGATGGGCGTCCTTTGAAGGCGGATGAAGAATCATACTATGACCTGCCTGGACGCTCCGAACAATCCGCCAGCCTATATGAACATTGTACCAGAGCCATAAATAACGGACTTAGCTTTGGGGTGCACGGTTTACCTCTTATGGGCTCTGGAGACTGGAACGACGGCATGGACCTTGTGGGTAGGAATGGTCAGGGCGAAAGTGTGTGGTTGGCTTTTTTCCTACATACGGTACTTACTGCCTTTAGTAGCGTTGCCGCCAAGCGTGGCGATATGGATTTTGCAGCACTTTGTCTGGAAGAAGCCGCCACGTTGCGACGCAATATCTCTTTACATGCTTGGGATGGCGAGTGGGGTGGATATTGGTACCGCCGTGCCTATTTTGACGATGGTTCACCGCTTGGTTCGATCCTGAATCCGGAATGTCGCATAGATTCTATCGCACAAAGCTGGTCTGTACTTTCTGGGGCAGGGGATAGAGAACGGTCACTCAAGGCCATGGATTCACTGGATAAGCACCTTGTTGACCGAAAGCACAAGCTTGTGCAGCTTTTTGAGCCACCTTTTGATTCCTCGGCCATGAACCCTGGTTATATTAAGGGCTACGCCCCCGGCGTAAGGGAAAACGGCGGGCAATATACCCATGCTGCCGTATGGGCGGCCATGGCCTTTGCTCAATTAGGCGATGCTGAACGGGCATGGGAAGTGTTGAACATAATCAATCCGATTAACCACGGCAGAACGCCTGAAGAAGTGGCGGTGTATAAAGTGGAGCCTTATGTCATGGCTGCGGACGTGTATGCTGCACCGTTGCACGTTGGGCGTGGCGGATGGACATGGTACACAGGGGCAGCCGCCTGGACATATCGCTTGATGACAGAATCGTTGTTGGGGCTTACGCGTGAGGGCGACCAGTTGCACTGCAACCCTTGCCTGCCGACCAACTGGAATGGTTTTACCACACATTACAGGTATCAGGCAACAATGTATCATATTACAGTGGTACAACGACCTGAAAAGATAGGCACCGTGCATGTAACGGTGGACGGAGTATTACAGGAAATTCCAACAATCACAATGGTGAATGACAAGCAGGAACATACGGTTGAGGTGGTTCTTTCATAAAAAATAACTTATTTATTCAGTTTTTGGTATATATGTTGCCGATGCAGTAAAACAACCTGTTGTTATTGAAAATACGATAGTTCAGCCGTTGTGCCGTTGTTATGATTTCTTATGAAGAGTTTTAACGATTTAATTAGTTGGAAGAATCTTATGGGGTATCGTCAATAACGTACCCCATAAATCTTATGCAATGATCAAATTTTGTCGTCTTAGCCATTTTGCATAACTCCACCTTCGAGGGGTAGGAGTAGTTAACAAGTAGTATTGATTAAGTTTTGCTGGTAATTGTTCTGCACCATAGGGCATATCCGACTTTATATCAGGAATTATCGCCGTTACTGTCAACACGCCTCATATCCACCTCACAGCTGTCAACGCCCCAGGTTTAAAGAGTGGAACAGGCGTTGGAGATTTTGGTAGTATTCTTAAACCTATGCTTAACCATTATTTTAGTGTTGATCTTGGATTACAAGCTTATACGGGTGAAAGAAAAGGTATTGGTGGGAGTTTACAAGTGAGATATGAATTTTTAATTCATAACTTATTAAGCAAAAAAATTAAACGTCATAACACAATATCAACTTGGTTATGACGTTTAATTTTTAGATTTTAGAGGTAAGGTTAAAAAACTCAAATTTTAAATAAATATTTTATTGAATACTTTAAACAAAAAACGTTATTTCAATAGTAAGCCTTTTTCATTATGAAGTTTCTAAGGGTAAGAGCTAGATTTTAATATACACCTTTTATATCTCTTCTCTTAAAAGAGCCTTACAACAGCCAAGGTGATAACAAATATGATGAATCAAATTATAACAAAGTTAATATAATAGATGGCAGTATCAAGAATGTTTATAATTTACTTATAGTTGAAGGATTATTGGGCTAGTTGGCGTTGAAACAACTTCAAGCTATAACATTGTAATTATGAAAGGTGGGAGTATTACGAATTATGCTTAATCATCTTATTTATCTTTATAGATAGCCCGCAACGAACTTGTATTTTCACCTAGTTGGCTTAATATTGGTGCCAAAAGATGGAGTCTTTCAATCGCTGCCTGCATTTCTTCGGCTGTAGTTATAGCGATATGTTCAACAGAAGATGATACTGTAACGATAGACTGGTTAGCTTCTGTTTGTGCTTGGCAGGCATCTTTTATCTTATGAACCTCGCTTACGCTTTGTTCAACTAGTTGCATGATTTTGTTAATAGAGGCATGTGCCTGCTCTGACTGTATTACACTTTCTGTAATTTCTACCAGTGAGTGAGACATTACTGCAACAGCATCTTGAGTGCCTGTTTGTATGGCTGTTGTTACATCTTTAACTTCTTGTGCCGAACGCATGGTTTTTTCTGCAAGTTTGCGTACTTCGTCTGCTACAACAGCAAAGCCACGTCCGGCTTCTCCGGCTCTAGCGGCTTCAATAGCGGCATTTAAGGCTAAAAGGTTAACTTGATCTGCTATTTCTGAAATAACAACAATTATATTTCCTACTCCGGCGGTTTTTTGAGCTAGTTCTGTTAAAGTATCTTGTAAGTTTTGACTATTATTTGCTGTCCGTTCTACAAGGGTATGTACGGATTGCATCATAATTGTGCTTTGAACAGCTTGAGTTTTCGCCTCTTCCGCATGTTTTGTTGCTTCATCTATTTGCCACTGTACTTGCATCGTGATATTTTCAAGTGTTCCAACAGCCTCTTTGTTTTTTTCAGACTCTTCTCGTGTTTTAGTAGAATCCTTTTGAGCTTGACTAACTTGTTGCTCAAGAGCAATCGTAGATGTTTGTAATTGCTGAGAAATAGCATCAAGGTTTTCAGCAAGCATATTTACTTGTTGATGTCTTTTGTCATCTTCTTCCGCCTTAACAGCAAGAACAGTTAACGATTCTTCTGTTTGCTTGTGTGCTATGGCGTTTGATTCTGCGAGTGCTTTTGATTCAGAAAGGGTATTACGCATCCATTCTGTCATTTTTCGTAAAGAGCTTACAAGCTTTCCAACTTCGTCATTACTCTTTATGGAAATTTCCGCCTGTAGGTTGCCTGAGGCTATCGCTTCGGCATATTCAATACCAATAGTTATTGATTGAGTAATACGGCGCATAAGTAGAACAATAAGAGTAATAACTGCCAAAAGACCTATTATAGCAATTAAAAGTTCTTTTAATATAGCAGCGTTGCTTTCGGCCATTACTTTATCCATAGGCAGGCTCATTACAAAGCTCCAACTTATGCTACCATCTCCATATGATAAGGGTAAGGAAAAGTGCAAAAAGTCTTCACCATTTACTTGGCTTATAAAGGAATATTTTTGGCTATTCATAATAGCATCTTTTAATTCTTTGGGCATTGATTCAAAAGCATTTTCGCCAAGTTTTGATTTGTCTATTGACCCAATAACTGTCCCATTTTGAGCATAAACAGTCATAAAGCCACTTTGCATAGGGCGAATTTGTTCCACACGCTTTTGTAGAGCAACCAGATTAATATCAACTCCGGCAACACCAATGGCCTCTTTGTTAACAATAATCGGACTAGCAATCGTGCTTACCAATTCCTTAACATCTTCCTCCATGTATATATCAGGAAAGGAAGTCTTTTTTGTTTGTTTGGGTAGGGCATAATAAGGCTCCTCAAAACTATCATTTTCACCGGCAGGAGAAGCCACTATTTGTCCATTTTCATCTGTAACCCAGAAGGAGCTAAAAGTTCCTTCGCTAGAGGCTACGTCTCCGGGGGTATAATCTGCCAGCGGACCATATAGTTTTTTCATGCTTTCTGCCAACGCCTCAGGATTATCTTTTATAGCTTCAAACTGGCTGGGCATATATTTAGAATCGTTAACATCAAAAGCATCAGGGTCAAACATTATCCATGAGCCTAAAAAATCAGGATTATCGCGTTGAGTATTTCTTGCGACTTCAACTAATTGTCCTCGTTCGGTGTTACCAATTTCTTTAAATGTGGCAGCGGTCGTTGCGATCTGTCGACTAATAGTGTATCCGCTGTTAAGCATATCAATAAAAGACAAAGATTCTGATCTTGCGAGGTTTTCGGCAAAAGCTTTGGCTAAGTCAACAGCCTGTCGGCGTTGGGTTTGTTGATTTAAGAACATTATAATACCTAGCAAAAATACAATAGGAATGATCGTTATCAACAAAAGCTTGTTCCGAATTTTCATTGTTGTGTCCGTTTCAATACTATATTTAAACAAATTAAATAGTATTATTTTAGTGTTAAGATCAAAATTTACAAATTTATAAATAAGAAAAAAATAGCCAGTTCTCTGCACTTTTATTTTTTATTGCAAACGGGCTTTAAGTCTAATCTTACTTTGCTATATTTAGCTTATGATAGTTACCCTAAAATCATTTTTTTTCAAGTAAAAAATAAACTTAGTAGGCAACAAAGCTTATAAAAAGTTTATTTATAAAATAAGTTTGCTTTTTTGAGGCTGTGTGAAATTATATAAGGTTCAACACAATATCAACTTAGTTGGCGTTTAATTTTT encodes:
- a CDS encoding methyl-accepting chemotaxis protein produces the protein MFLNQQTQRRQAVDLAKAFAENLARSESLSFIDMLNSGYTISRQIATTAATFKEIGNTERGQLVEVARNTQRDNPDFLGSWIMFDPDAFDVNDSKYMPSQFEAIKDNPEALAESMKKLYGPLADYTPGDVASSEGTFSSFWVTDENGQIVASPAGENDSFEEPYYALPKQTKKTSFPDIYMEEDVKELVSTIASPIIVNKEAIGVAGVDINLVALQKRVEQIRPMQSGFMTVYAQNGTVIGSIDKSKLGENAFESMPKELKDAIMNSQKYSFISQVNGEDFLHFSLPLSYGDGSISWSFVMSLPMDKVMAESNAAILKELLIAIIGLLAVITLIVLLMRRITQSITIGIEYAEAIASGNLQAEISIKSNDEVGKLVSSLRKMTEWMRNTLSESKALAESNAIAHKQTEESLTVLAVKAEEDDKRHQQVNMLAENLDAISQQLQTSTIALEQQVSQAQKDSTKTREESEKNKEAVGTLENITMQVQWQIDEATKHAEEAKTQAVQSTIMMQSVHTLVERTANNSQNLQDTLTELAQKTAGVGNIIVVISEIADQVNLLALNAAIEAARAGEAGRGFAVVADEVRKLAEKTMRSAQEVKDVTTAIQTGTQDAVAVMSHSLVEITESVIQSEQAHASINKIMQLVEQSVSEVHKIKDACQAQTEANQSIVTVSSSVEHIAITTAEEMQAAIERLHLLAPILSQLGENTSSLRAIYKDK